The following is a genomic window from bacterium.
GTTGAGCCCCGCCTTCAGCAGGCGCAGCGCGACGGGGCTGTGCTGCAGGATCTCGCGGCACCACTGCATCGTCTCGCGCTCGAGCTCGGCGAGCGGCACGACCTTGTTGACGAGCCCCCAGGCGCACGCCGTCTCGGCGTCGTACTGGCGGCAGAGGAACCAGACCTCGCGGGCCCGCTTCTGGCCGATGCAGCGCGCGAGGTACGAGGCGCCGTAGCCGCCGTCGAAGCTGCCGACCTTCGGGCCGGTCTGGCCGAAGACGGCGTTGTCGGCGGCGATCGTCAGGTCGCAGACGAGGTGGAGCACGTGGCCGCCGCCGATCGCGTAGCCGGCGACCATCGCGATCACCGGCTTCGGCAGCGTGCGGATCTGCCGCTGCAGGTCGAGCACGTTGAGCCGCGGGATCCCGTCGTCGCCGACGTAGCCGCCGTGGCCGCGGACTTTCTGGTCGCCGCCGGAGCAGAACGCCTTGTCGCCGACGCCGGTCAGCACGACCACGCCGATCTCGGCGTCCACGCGCGCGTCCTCGAAGGCGCGCTTCATCTCCTCGACCGTCTGCGGGCGGAAGGCGTTGCGGACCTTCGGCCGGTTGATCGTGATCTTGGCGATCCCCTCGGGCGACTTCTCGTAGAGGATGTCGGTGAAGTCGAAACCGGCCGCGGGCCGGAACTGGACGTCGCTCATGGAATACCTCCGTGCGCCCGATTCTACCGCGCCGCGCGCGGCCGGTCGGCGAGGAGGCCGGCGAGGAAGGCGGGCGCCTCGAGGACGACGTTGTGCCCGGCGCCGGGGGCGACGACGAACCGGCCGCGGCGCAGCGACGGCGCGGCGGCGGCGGCGATCGCGCGGAACTTGGCGTCGAGCCCGCCGGCGACGAGCGTCGTCGGCGCCGCGAGCTCCGCGAGGCGCGGCGCGTAGTCGGGCATCGCGGCGAGGCCGAGCGTCTCCATCGCCGCGGCGAGCGACGCGGCGTCGCCCCTGAGCCGCAGCGCGCGCTGCGCGGCGCGCTTCTCTTCCGGCAGCGCCCGCTGCGTCGCGAAGAGCGGCAGCGCCTCCCACGCCGCGGCGAACGCCTCGACCCCCTCGGCGCGCAGCCGGGCGGCCCATCCCGCGTCCCACGCCGCGCGCGCGGCGCGCGCCGCCGGATCGGCGAGCCCGGGGTTGACGCCGACGAGGATCAGTTCGGCCGCGATCTCCGGCCGCAGCAGCGCGGCGGCGAGGGCGAGGCGCGCGCCGAGCGAATAGCCGCAGAGCGTCGCGCCGCGGCCGAGCGCCGCGACGGCGGCGGCGATCCGCGCCGCCGCGCCTTCGAAGCCGCCGCGCGGCTCGATCGGCGCCGCGGGGTCGTGGCCGGGAAGGGCGAGGGCGACGACGCGGCGGTCTTCGGGGAGCAGCGCGGCGAGTTCGTCGAAGCTCTCCGGCGCGCCCGCGAAGCCGTGCAGCAGCGCGATCGGCGGCCGGCGCTCGGGGCCCGCGGCGGGCCACTCCTTGGCCGGCGCGCCGC
Proteins encoded in this region:
- the menB gene encoding 1,4-dihydroxy-2-naphthoyl-CoA synthase, which produces MSDVQFRPAAGFDFTDILYEKSPEGIAKITINRPKVRNAFRPQTVEEMKRAFEDARVDAEIGVVVLTGVGDKAFCSGGDQKVRGHGGYVGDDGIPRLNVLDLQRQIRTLPKPVIAMVAGYAIGGGHVLHLVCDLTIAADNAVFGQTGPKVGSFDGGYGASYLARCIGQKRAREVWFLCRQYDAETACAWGLVNKVVPLAELERETMQWCREILQHSPVALRLLKAGLNADCDGQAGLQQLAGDATLLFYLTDEAKEGKNAFLEKRKPDFRKFPRLP
- a CDS encoding alpha/beta fold hydrolase is translated as MERSDADERRPAARAGRRILIGGAPAKEWPAAGPERRPPIALLHGFAGAPESFDELAALLPEDRRVVALALPGHDPAAPIEPRGGFEGAAARIAAAVAALGRGATLCGYSLGARLALAAALLRPEIAAELILVGVNPGLADPAARAARAAWDAGWAARLRAEGVEAFAAAWEALPLFATQRALPEEKRAAQRALRLRGDAASLAAAMETLGLAAMPDYAPRLAELAAPTTLVAGGLDAKFRAIAAAAAPSLRRGRFVVAPGAGHNVVLEAPAFLAGLLADRPRAAR